From Arcticibacter tournemirensis, one genomic window encodes:
- a CDS encoding Tn3 family transposase has translation MAGQFLTHTERERYEYVPSSISPEDLNRYFYLSDSDIALIKEQRGNEQRLGFACQLCLIRFMGFLTDEWETSMPKLVLERLSEQLQALPSDLKNYSTRRNTRADHLQSILKHLHFSRFAPMDAVQLEAWLLERSLEHDKPTLLLDLACEKLIQNRILRPAIGTLERMVVSVRGQAYTETYTRLSVILNPELKIRLDALLMIEEGSSFTCFGWLKEPPNSNTPSTLNNVLTKYQYLINIGVADWDLTVLNPNRKKFLSQKARRSTNQEIQRMNPEKRYPILIAFLAQNLIDVTDSVLDMFEAYLDDVLHKCRRSLEIYQQETVNAKDNAMATLSFVATMVADEKIPPEQIRTKVFSNISKVELDEAISVTQEILKPARSNFLSFLDNHFNRLRQFSGNFLKTLAFFSGIRDDNFLYAIEIVLGLQNGSRKKIPDDAPLDFITPTWAKYVFDDKGEVIKQSYEWCVLFKLKDKLNSGDVFVSNSRRYADLDGYLIPKEQWKIKKEELCGQLYISPDALTHINGKIKELEDLLPLVNDLLVGTDEVRLEDGILVVPRLQAQELPDSVYELENAISSRLPLVDLPEILMEVNSWTNFTNHLTSIHDGKCPEIGQIHRVYASLLSNACNIPWVDMARSANIEYYDLLWSIRSYQREDTLKLANNHLVNYHHKQWLSNLWGGGTISSSDGQRFPVSGKIRNAKAQLKYFGYGKGVTFYTHTADQYSQFGSKVIASTERDAMYVLDEILNNETELNILEHTTDTSGYTDLVFGLFDLLGMQFSPRLRDIKDQKLSKIKGKDFEYPSLKFTGVVNPDYIAGRWDDLLRLAGSMKSGYVTSSLFIGKLQSYPRQNNLTYVLQEYGRLIKTIFILKYLLSQTLRRKINTQLNKGEALHSLRNFLWFGGDGKIRKKQEEQQQEQALCLNVATNSVILWNTIYMQEVLNELQKEGFNVNQNDIVHLSPARFSHINRLGKYFFDFDENGLNGNLRQLRVNA, from the coding sequence ATGGCCGGCCAGTTCCTTACACATACAGAAAGAGAACGCTATGAGTACGTGCCTTCTTCCATTTCTCCGGAAGATCTGAACCGGTACTTTTATTTATCAGATAGCGATATTGCATTAATTAAGGAACAGCGAGGAAATGAACAAAGGCTGGGCTTTGCATGTCAGCTTTGCCTGATCAGGTTTATGGGTTTCCTTACCGATGAGTGGGAAACGAGTATGCCCAAACTTGTTCTTGAACGTTTGTCTGAACAACTACAGGCTCTTCCGTCCGACCTGAAAAACTATAGCACTAGAAGGAATACCCGTGCGGATCACTTGCAGTCTATACTAAAACACCTCCATTTTTCAAGATTTGCGCCCATGGATGCCGTTCAGCTTGAGGCCTGGCTTCTGGAACGTTCGCTGGAACATGATAAACCGACCCTGCTTTTGGATCTAGCTTGTGAAAAACTTATCCAAAACCGGATATTGAGGCCCGCAATTGGAACCCTTGAAAGAATGGTGGTCTCCGTGCGTGGCCAGGCATATACAGAAACTTACACGAGGCTATCCGTAATTTTAAATCCTGAACTAAAAATACGGTTAGATGCTTTGCTCATGATCGAAGAAGGAAGTTCTTTCACCTGTTTTGGCTGGCTAAAAGAGCCTCCCAATTCCAATACCCCTTCTACGTTGAACAATGTATTGACGAAATATCAGTACCTTATTAATATAGGTGTAGCAGATTGGGATCTAACCGTACTAAACCCTAACCGTAAAAAGTTCCTTTCCCAAAAAGCCCGCAGGTCTACCAATCAGGAAATCCAGCGGATGAACCCTGAAAAGAGGTATCCAATTCTAATTGCATTTCTTGCCCAGAACCTCATCGACGTTACAGATTCGGTTTTAGATATGTTTGAAGCCTATCTCGACGACGTGCTCCATAAATGCAGAAGGTCACTTGAAATCTATCAACAAGAGACCGTAAACGCCAAAGATAATGCGATGGCTACCCTAAGCTTTGTGGCAACCATGGTTGCCGACGAAAAAATCCCTCCGGAACAAATCAGGACAAAGGTATTTAGCAATATCTCAAAAGTCGAGCTTGACGAAGCGATCTCCGTTACCCAGGAAATCTTAAAACCTGCCAGGAGCAATTTCCTCTCCTTCCTAGACAACCACTTTAACCGGCTTAGACAGTTCAGCGGAAACTTCCTTAAAACGCTGGCCTTTTTTTCTGGAATCCGGGACGATAATTTCTTGTACGCAATCGAGATTGTACTTGGCCTTCAAAACGGTTCCCGTAAGAAAATACCAGATGACGCCCCCTTAGATTTCATAACCCCCACCTGGGCAAAGTATGTTTTTGACGATAAGGGGGAAGTAATCAAACAATCATACGAATGGTGCGTGCTTTTTAAGCTAAAAGACAAACTCAACTCCGGTGACGTTTTTGTTTCCAATTCCCGCAGGTATGCTGATCTTGATGGGTACCTGATCCCCAAAGAACAGTGGAAAATCAAAAAAGAGGAGCTCTGCGGCCAGCTGTATATTTCCCCGGATGCCTTGACTCATATTAACGGTAAAATCAAAGAACTCGAAGATTTGCTGCCTTTGGTAAATGACCTGTTGGTCGGAACCGATGAAGTCCGGCTTGAAGACGGCATACTTGTAGTCCCCCGGTTGCAGGCACAGGAACTTCCGGATTCCGTATATGAGCTTGAAAACGCTATTTCTTCCCGTTTGCCACTGGTAGACCTTCCAGAGATTTTAATGGAAGTCAATTCATGGACAAATTTTACTAATCACCTTACTTCGATACATGATGGAAAGTGTCCGGAGATTGGTCAGATACACCGTGTTTATGCCTCGCTTTTAAGCAATGCCTGTAACATACCTTGGGTGGATATGGCCCGGAGTGCCAACATCGAATACTATGATCTGTTGTGGTCGATCCGAAGTTATCAAAGAGAAGACACGCTAAAACTTGCCAATAATCATTTAGTAAACTATCACCACAAACAATGGCTTTCTAATCTTTGGGGAGGCGGTACCATTTCTTCTTCCGATGGACAGCGTTTCCCCGTAAGCGGTAAAATAAGAAATGCAAAAGCCCAACTGAAATATTTTGGGTATGGCAAGGGGGTCACGTTTTATACGCACACCGCAGACCAATATTCCCAGTTCGGAAGTAAAGTTATCGCCTCGACTGAAAGAGATGCCATGTACGTATTGGATGAAATCCTAAATAATGAAACTGAACTTAATATTTTGGAACATACTACAGATACATCCGGTTATACAGACCTGGTATTTGGGTTGTTCGATTTATTGGGAATGCAGTTTTCACCGAGGCTAAGGGATATTAAAGATCAAAAACTTTCTAAGATCAAAGGCAAGGATTTCGAATATCCCTCCTTGAAATTTACCGGTGTGGTGAATCCGGATTATATCGCAGGCAGATGGGACGATTTGTTAAGGTTGGCGGGTTCCATGAAATCGGGATATGTTACCTCTTCGTTGTTTATAGGCAAGCTCCAGTCGTACCCAAGGCAAAATAATTTAACATATGTCTTGCAAGAATACGGCAGGCTTATTAAAACCATTTTCATACTGAAATACCTGTTAAGCCAGACTTTGAGGCGAAAGATCAATACGCAACTGAATAAAGGTGAAGCTCTGCATTCCCTACGAAACTTCCTCTGGTTTGGAGGGGACGGCAAAATCAGGAAGAAACAAGAAGAACAACAGCAAGAGCAGGCGTTATGCCTAAATGTAGCCACCAATAGTGTTATACTTTGGAATACAATTTACATGCAGGAGGTCTTGAATGAATTGCAGAAAGAAGGATTTAATGTAAACCAAAATGATATCGTTCATTTGTCCCCCGCAAGGTTTTCGCATATCAACAGGCTCGGAAAATATTTCTTCGATTTTGATGAAAATGGCTTGAATGGGAACTTGAGGCAATTAAGGGTAAATGCTTAG
- a CDS encoding recombinase family protein, translating into MMIGYARVSTQDQNLDLQIDALKKAGCEKIYQEQLSASLEERPKLSEMVSNLRKGDTIVVWKLDRLARSLKHLLTLVSDFKTAGIGFLSLQDQINTTTAQGRLIFNMFASLSEFEREIIKERTLAGLAAARSRGRVGGRKKGLTKEAKVKAAAVKHLYLDEKKSINEICEAVSISRATVYHYLDYLNVDRAVRKPKAKQE; encoded by the coding sequence ATGATGATTGGCTATGCCCGGGTTTCGACCCAAGACCAGAATCTAGACCTCCAGATTGATGCTCTCAAAAAAGCGGGATGCGAAAAAATTTATCAGGAGCAGTTAAGCGCTTCACTGGAGGAACGACCCAAATTATCAGAAATGGTTTCTAACTTAAGAAAGGGGGACACCATTGTCGTATGGAAACTTGACCGTCTGGCCAGATCCCTAAAACACTTGCTTACGTTGGTATCGGATTTCAAAACAGCAGGCATTGGATTTCTTAGCCTTCAAGACCAGATTAATACCACTACAGCCCAAGGCCGTTTGATTTTTAATATGTTCGCTTCGCTTTCTGAATTTGAACGGGAAATAATCAAAGAACGGACGCTCGCCGGGTTGGCGGCAGCACGGAGCCGTGGGAGGGTCGGAGGCAGAAAGAAAGGCCTGACCAAAGAGGCAAAGGTAAAAGCTGCTGCAGTAAAGCACCTGTATCTCGATGAAAAAAAATCTATCAATGAAATTTGTGAGGCAGTAAGCATCAGCAGGGCGACCGTCTATCATTATCTTGATTATTTAAACGTAGACCGGGCCGTCAGAAAGCCCAAGGCAAAACAAGAATAG
- a CDS encoding thioredoxin family protein, which yields MKRKIEVFTAGCPVCKPVVELVQSMACSNCEVEVYDLSKQTDPEFYTDKLKQYKVTVLPTVIVNGQKVDIAEGGITREQLSQAGVGQLI from the coding sequence ATGAAAAGAAAGATAGAAGTATTTACAGCAGGTTGCCCGGTTTGCAAGCCGGTAGTAGAATTAGTTCAGTCGATGGCTTGTAGTAATTGCGAGGTAGAAGTTTATGATTTATCTAAGCAGACAGACCCGGAATTTTATACAGATAAGTTAAAGCAATATAAGGTAACCGTGCTTCCAACCGTTATTGTAAATGGACAGAAGGTAGATATCGCTGAAGGCGGTATTACCAGGGAGCAATTAAGCCAGGCAGGAGTAGGACAATTAATATAA
- a CDS encoding metal-sensitive transcriptional regulator, whose amino-acid sequence MDMLPKDLTRDVKNRLNTIKGQVEGIVKMLDEDKDPQQILNQFKAVTKALETAQTLLVDEAFRKSLAAKISEVIQACPGNCGQEQTIESLRLQFPTLAEEELTQKMKEIQSAYDLMNIFKKDLETSPGTTRPLI is encoded by the coding sequence ATGGATATGCTACCTAAAGACTTAACACGAGATGTTAAAAATAGACTGAACACCATTAAAGGGCAGGTGGAAGGCATTGTCAAAATGCTAGACGAGGATAAAGACCCCCAGCAAATCTTAAATCAATTTAAAGCAGTTACAAAAGCCCTTGAAACAGCCCAAACTCTTCTTGTTGATGAAGCTTTTCGAAAATCATTGGCCGCTAAAATTTCTGAAGTGATACAGGCCTGCCCGGGTAACTGCGGTCAGGAGCAAACGATAGAATCTTTGAGACTACAGTTTCCAACACTAGCTGAAGAGGAATTAACCCAAAAAATGAAGGAAATTCAATCTGCTTACGATCTGATGAATATCTTCAAAAAAGATTTGGAGACCTCCCCCGGTACCACCCGACCTTTGATCTAG
- the merA gene encoding mercury(II) reductase encodes MENRKIEVDITGMTCKHCAVSIESLLKNKEGITVASVNHESGKGEITFNGQMTTDEDIISTINSTKKYQARGTSSVLNAPAEPTFYDLILIGGGSSAFSAAITAHELGLSILMVNAGLPFGGTCVNVGCVPSKILIRAGETAYHASHSNFDGINPYGASIDFAKVIREKTEMVSRLQQKKYMDIVKDFDNFRMVEGWAEFLDTKTIVVNGETKYSALKFIIATGATTNIPNIEGLQEVGYLTNVSLFELEEKPESITIMGAGYIGLEIAMAYSRLGVKVRIIEFTDRVLRSQAPDISQELQKQMQGEGIAVLPNVRAQKFEKKDSSILIHCKDPDGKEITLVEPGHLVIATGTRPNTSKLGLDKIGLETTKNGHIVVNAMMETNVSGIYAVGDVINTPAYVYTAATEGKMAVENAFKGAGSKADYSSLPWVVFTDPQVAGVGLDEVEAAALGLPFEVSKMPLTEVPRSQAAKDTRGFIKLIRDTQTDKLIGARVVAPEGGELIMELTLAVKYGITVNELAKTFHPYLTLSEGIKLAAIAFGKDIATLSCCAS; translated from the coding sequence ATGGAAAATAGAAAGATAGAAGTCGATATCACAGGTATGACCTGCAAGCATTGTGCTGTAAGTATCGAGAGCCTTTTGAAGAATAAGGAAGGAATAACGGTTGCCTCGGTAAACCACGAGTCCGGAAAAGGAGAAATTACCTTTAATGGGCAAATGACAACCGATGAAGACATTATCAGTACGATTAACAGTACGAAAAAGTATCAGGCCCGTGGTACAAGCTCGGTTCTTAATGCTCCTGCAGAACCTACCTTTTATGACCTGATCCTTATAGGAGGTGGTTCATCTGCTTTTTCGGCTGCAATTACAGCCCATGAGCTTGGTTTATCAATTTTAATGGTAAACGCAGGATTGCCATTTGGTGGAACCTGTGTAAATGTGGGTTGCGTACCGTCTAAAATCCTTATCCGGGCAGGAGAAACGGCTTATCATGCTTCTCATTCCAACTTTGATGGAATAAATCCCTACGGAGCAAGCATTGATTTCGCTAAAGTCATCCGGGAGAAAACGGAAATGGTATCCCGGCTGCAGCAGAAAAAATATATGGATATCGTCAAAGACTTTGATAATTTCCGGATGGTTGAAGGATGGGCAGAATTCCTGGACACCAAAACCATTGTTGTAAATGGAGAGACGAAATATTCAGCACTGAAATTTATCATTGCTACCGGCGCCACTACCAATATACCCAATATTGAAGGATTGCAGGAAGTAGGTTATTTGACGAATGTATCCTTGTTTGAGCTGGAGGAAAAGCCTGAAAGTATAACCATAATGGGCGCAGGATATATAGGTCTTGAAATTGCAATGGCTTATTCCCGCTTGGGTGTAAAGGTTCGAATTATTGAGTTTACAGACAGAGTACTTCGGTCGCAAGCTCCCGATATCAGCCAGGAACTTCAAAAGCAAATGCAGGGGGAGGGCATTGCTGTTTTACCAAATGTTCGGGCACAAAAATTTGAAAAAAAGGATTCTTCAATATTGATTCATTGCAAAGATCCGGATGGAAAAGAGATTACCCTGGTTGAACCTGGTCACCTTGTAATAGCAACCGGTACCCGCCCGAATACAAGCAAGTTAGGTTTAGATAAAATTGGTTTAGAAACTACTAAGAATGGACATATCGTAGTTAATGCGATGATGGAAACCAACGTTTCCGGCATTTATGCAGTAGGTGACGTAATTAATACGCCTGCGTATGTCTATACTGCCGCAACCGAGGGCAAGATGGCTGTAGAGAATGCTTTTAAAGGAGCAGGAAGTAAAGCTGATTATTCTTCCTTACCCTGGGTAGTATTTACCGACCCACAAGTAGCAGGTGTTGGCCTTGATGAAGTGGAAGCAGCGGCACTTGGTTTGCCTTTCGAAGTAAGCAAGATGCCCTTAACGGAGGTTCCAAGAAGTCAGGCTGCAAAAGATACCCGTGGTTTTATAAAACTTATAAGAGATACCCAAACAGACAAACTGATCGGGGCCAGGGTCGTAGCTCCCGAAGGTGGAGAGCTGATCATGGAGCTCACCTTAGCCGTCAAATACGGAATAACTGTGAATGAACTGGCAAAAACCTTTCACCCTTATTTAACCCTTAGCGAGGGAATCAAACTTGCAGCTATCGCCTTTGGGAAAGATATTGCAACCCTTAGTTGCTGTGCCAGCTAA
- a CDS encoding heavy-metal-associated domain-containing protein — translation MISKAILITVVSGLFFATSQMCGCGSCEAKASETHANVRKTEVLRLKLTGITCAGCASHVSKALKSQSGVLEQTVEYPGDIAVVKYDPEKTSPEQIIKSIKKAGYKAVTVK, via the coding sequence ATGATAAGTAAAGCAATTTTAATAACGGTTGTTTCCGGACTATTCTTTGCCACCTCTCAAATGTGCGGTTGTGGTTCATGTGAAGCAAAGGCATCAGAGACCCATGCCAATGTTCGTAAAACAGAAGTATTACGGTTAAAGCTAACAGGTATAACTTGCGCAGGCTGCGCAAGTCACGTATCCAAAGCTTTAAAAAGTCAATCGGGTGTACTCGAACAAACGGTGGAGTACCCGGGAGATATAGCTGTAGTAAAGTATGATCCGGAAAAAACGAGCCCGGAGCAAATTATAAAGTCGATAAAAAAGGCAGGTTATAAAGCTGTGACAGTTAAATAA
- the merTP gene encoding mercuric transport protein MerTP, which translates to MKTEKSGLVGAGLLTAVAASLCCITPILALVTGVSGVASTFSWMEPFRPVLIALTLAVLAFAWYRKLKPKPVNAVDCACEDEKKPSFLQSKKFLGIVTLFAVAMLAFPNYGHVFYSSKEISKVNTSINIAHKNFQQVSFKVRGMTCQSCGEHIEHSVNQLPGINQVNADFKEGTAAVQFDPAKTNKEQLVQAINSTGYKVQAEIK; encoded by the coding sequence ATGAAAACAGAGAAATCAGGATTAGTGGGAGCTGGATTGTTAACAGCTGTAGCAGCATCGCTTTGTTGTATTACCCCAATTTTAGCCCTTGTTACGGGAGTTTCCGGTGTAGCTTCTACCTTCTCGTGGATGGAGCCCTTCAGACCGGTATTAATTGCCCTTACCCTGGCCGTGCTTGCTTTTGCTTGGTACCGGAAATTGAAGCCTAAACCAGTGAACGCCGTAGATTGTGCCTGTGAGGATGAAAAAAAACCTTCCTTTTTACAGTCTAAAAAGTTTCTTGGTATTGTTACGCTCTTTGCGGTGGCCATGCTTGCTTTTCCCAATTATGGGCATGTTTTTTATTCTTCAAAGGAGATTAGCAAGGTGAACACTTCGATTAATATAGCCCATAAGAATTTTCAGCAAGTAAGTTTCAAAGTAAGGGGTATGACCTGCCAAAGTTGTGGAGAGCATATCGAGCATAGTGTTAATCAGCTGCCCGGGATAAATCAGGTAAACGCTGATTTTAAAGAAGGTACTGCCGCTGTCCAATTTGACCCTGCTAAGACCAACAAAGAGCAGCTGGTACAGGCAATTAATTCAACAGGGTATAAGGTACAAGCTGAAATTAAATAA
- a CDS encoding ArsR/SmtB family transcription factor: protein MENQNTCIRVLADANQIKECKELLSTNQIVFTGLSNILALAGNEARLKILFLLEEEGELCPCDLADILSMSIPAISQHLRKMKDGRIIKARKVAQTIFYSIEPKHLKLLKPLFSHITESSKKAEQI from the coding sequence ATGGAAAATCAAAATACATGTATACGAGTCCTGGCAGACGCCAATCAGATAAAAGAGTGTAAAGAACTTTTAAGTACTAACCAAATCGTATTTACAGGATTAAGCAACATTCTGGCACTTGCGGGAAATGAAGCCAGGCTTAAAATTCTTTTCCTTTTGGAGGAAGAAGGCGAGCTATGTCCTTGCGACCTGGCTGATATTCTTAGCATGAGCATTCCGGCCATTTCACAACATCTACGAAAAATGAAAGATGGTAGAATTATTAAAGCCCGTAAGGTAGCTCAAACGATATTCTACTCTATTGAGCCTAAGCATCTGAAATTATTAAAGCCCCTATTTTCACATATAACAGAGTCAAGCAAAAAAGCAGAACAGATATGA
- a CDS encoding glyoxalase superfamily protein: protein MATITPIFRMFDYDKAVEFYIDWLGFKIDWEDKPDNTPIYMQISLNGIILHLTEHHGDVPTPYKLDNNNELVV, encoded by the coding sequence ATGGCTACAATAACACCTATATTCCGAATGTTCGACTATGACAAGGCAGTTGAATTTTATATAGACTGGCTGGGTTTTAAAATTGACTGGGAAGACAAACCGGACAATACGCCAATTTATATGCAAATCTCACTCAATGGTATTATTCTTCATTTGACAGAACATCATGGCGATGTACCGACCCCTTATAAGTTGGACAATAATAATGAATTAGTTGTGTAA
- a CDS encoding DDE-type integrase/transposase/recombinase, giving the protein MIVSQFNHMVPSSTLLSWMGMPGSVYYYKNRNGKRGAKPSTHTFKLDGSRVENQVVVEEIKDILSQEFCCYGYENVTQELRKQEYYINEKKVYRLMDEQNLLLGKVIRTSGKRKFVQHRKIQASYPMEYLCLDIKYIYVHADKRNYYLLTILDVFSRKTVDQIFQKSIRQLDVINAFRRIRQQYGIKGVTIRNDNGSQFIANSVKQYLRAAEANQEFTHIATPEENSYIEAFHSIVQREVVDRFEFDSFYHAKHTLAAHRSWYDNRRNHRNIGMTPLQKWEQNIHITEKKRAERTELQDINKMASELSPDINKYYTTNSLLLSNL; this is encoded by the coding sequence ATGATCGTCTCTCAGTTCAATCATATGGTTCCTTCCAGCACGCTTTTATCCTGGATGGGTATGCCTGGCAGTGTGTATTATTATAAAAACAGAAACGGTAAGCGGGGTGCAAAGCCCAGTACCCATACTTTTAAACTAGATGGCTCCAGGGTGGAAAACCAGGTAGTAGTTGAAGAAATAAAAGACATTTTATCGCAGGAATTCTGTTGTTACGGTTATGAAAATGTCACCCAGGAGTTGCGTAAACAGGAATATTATATCAATGAGAAAAAGGTCTACCGGTTAATGGATGAACAGAACCTCTTATTAGGCAAAGTGATCCGGACAAGCGGAAAACGCAAGTTCGTTCAGCACCGTAAGATTCAGGCCTCTTATCCAATGGAATATCTTTGCTTGGATATTAAATACATCTATGTGCATGCCGATAAACGAAATTATTACCTGTTAACCATTCTGGATGTATTTTCCCGAAAAACGGTTGATCAGATCTTTCAGAAAAGCATCCGGCAGTTGGATGTAATTAACGCTTTCAGAAGAATCAGGCAGCAATACGGTATCAAAGGAGTTACTATCAGAAATGATAATGGATCCCAGTTTATCGCTAACAGCGTGAAGCAATACTTAAGAGCTGCCGAAGCTAATCAGGAGTTTACTCACATTGCTACACCAGAAGAAAACTCTTATATCGAGGCTTTCCACAGCATTGTTCAGCGGGAAGTGGTAGACCGGTTTGAGTTCGACAGCTTTTATCACGCAAAGCACACACTTGCAGCGCACCGCTCCTGGTACGATAACAGAAGAAATCACCGAAACATTGGTATGACCCCGTTACAGAAGTGGGAACAGAATATTCATATAACCGAAAAGAAAAGGGCAGAAAGAACGGAACTACAAGATATCAATAAAATGGCCTCCGAATTATCCCCAGATATAAACAAATATTACACAACTAATTCATTATTATTGTCCAACTTATAA
- a CDS encoding transposase, whose amino-acid sequence MKRERRAFTPEDRLSIIQEGEREGITSTCRKYNLAPSLYARWKKKYQSKGMEGLKPAYHRVDPEVRALEEENERLKRIIARQALEIEVKSELLKKTPIQTKTRR is encoded by the coding sequence ATGAAAAGAGAAAGAAGGGCGTTCACCCCTGAAGACAGGCTTTCTATCATTCAAGAAGGCGAACGAGAGGGAATCACATCCACTTGCCGTAAGTATAATTTAGCACCCTCACTGTATGCCAGATGGAAGAAGAAGTATCAGAGTAAAGGCATGGAAGGTTTGAAGCCAGCCTATCACCGGGTGGATCCGGAGGTAAGAGCTCTGGAAGAGGAGAATGAGCGGTTAAAACGGATCATTGCCAGACAGGCCCTGGAGATAGAAGTAAAATCTGAGCTTTTAAAAAAAACTCCCATTCAAACCAAGACAAGAAGATGA